The following are from one region of the Candidatus Binataceae bacterium genome:
- a CDS encoding AMP-binding protein → PHQIGRFASRARYLAANGWNPLTRSAWLIDIRKGSPDGSLVNARFLPRAKFFSHLAAFDVQADWLAELDPQFIYSLPSNLEGLLAVFADGKRKLFSLKRIFTGGEILEESVRKDARRYLNAEIADNYGSTEAFLAWQCPAGSYHVNAEHVIVEIVDENGKQVCAGSAGRVLVTTLENRLMPLIRYDLGDYAIASDARCSCGRTLPLIGKILGRGVNLFRLPGGGLISPWQLIDTMKAMPAVRQVQIEQRSLNQYIVRYAAESALTPNIEEDVRTGFRTTMGQAAQVHFDYVEEIPRGAGGKFMAALSALSAADTK, encoded by the coding sequence AGCCGCATCAAATCGGGCGCTTCGCCAGCCGTGCGCGCTACCTTGCGGCCAACGGATGGAATCCGCTAACGCGCAGCGCGTGGCTGATCGATATCCGAAAAGGCTCGCCCGATGGAAGCCTCGTGAATGCCCGATTTCTTCCGCGCGCGAAGTTTTTCTCTCATCTCGCGGCTTTCGATGTGCAGGCCGATTGGCTGGCCGAGCTTGATCCCCAATTCATCTATTCGCTGCCGTCGAACCTCGAAGGATTGCTCGCAGTCTTTGCCGATGGAAAGCGAAAACTGTTCTCGCTCAAGCGGATTTTCACGGGCGGCGAGATTCTCGAGGAGTCGGTGCGCAAAGACGCGCGGCGATACCTCAATGCCGAGATTGCCGACAACTATGGTTCGACTGAGGCGTTCCTCGCCTGGCAGTGCCCCGCCGGCAGCTATCACGTCAATGCCGAGCATGTGATTGTCGAAATCGTTGATGAAAATGGAAAACAAGTCTGCGCGGGAAGTGCCGGCCGGGTGCTGGTAACGACGCTGGAAAATCGACTGATGCCACTAATTCGTTACGACCTCGGCGACTATGCGATCGCCTCCGACGCGAGATGCTCATGCGGGCGCACTCTGCCGCTGATTGGGAAAATCCTGGGACGTGGGGTCAACCTTTTTCGCCTTCCCGGCGGGGGCCTCATATCTCCATGGCAACTGATCGACACGATGAAAGCGATGCCGGCGGTGCGACAGGTTCAGATCGAGCAAAGATCGCTGAACCAATACATTGTACGATACGCGGCTGAAAGCGCGCTCACGCCAAACATCGAAGAGGACGTCCGCACAGGCTTCCGCACGACTATGGGTCAGGCCGCGCAGGTTCATTTCGACTATGTAGAGGAAATTCCTCGCGGCGCCGGAGGTAAGTTCATGGCGGCACTATCGGCGCTGTCGGCTGCGGATACCAAGTGA
- a CDS encoding O-antigen ligase family protein: protein MAIIPLRGIGLCNAPKELVLDIAGLGAAALCLFSTSRIELDSVDLCFAGFLLLSIASACFAAVDQWEAMRAFAMSAAGFAVYWCARYLSGRGFRQRLIEAVALATVIVAIGVLFDAIGVTDHLSYARPGGTLGNRNWAAHLLALGMPLLAFGAVSRWKRRFALSLIPLLLTTAAMVVARSRAGWIAMAFGTIGPLIFLAISARRSSQSSSAALRTLAVIAVGIVAGAILPTELQWHARHPYTETLRTIVKFDSGSGHGRIEQYRKSLTIVSNHKLLGVGPANWKIVYPAYAPDAAAPGDPAWNVPTRSNSDLFGIAAERGVPAILLLLAALIILAIRSLRSIFDDARSTTPDACVESMTMLGILIALAIVGALDAVLQLPAPAFVFFLSIGALTPRCEALWSIQPGSRARLASAIATASFGALVSVYLVNGMYVSELLSRGTPASLRHASRLALDEQWLHAQALWDERARQLAPGVYPGCD, encoded by the coding sequence GTGGCAATCATTCCTCTTCGCGGCATCGGTTTGTGCAACGCGCCGAAGGAACTTGTGCTGGATATCGCGGGCCTCGGCGCCGCTGCGCTATGCCTGTTCAGTACTTCCCGAATCGAACTCGACAGTGTCGACCTGTGCTTCGCCGGCTTCCTGCTACTGAGTATCGCGTCGGCATGTTTTGCCGCCGTCGATCAATGGGAGGCGATGCGCGCCTTTGCGATGAGCGCGGCGGGTTTTGCTGTGTACTGGTGCGCTCGCTATCTGTCCGGACGCGGATTCCGGCAGCGGCTGATCGAAGCCGTCGCACTCGCGACTGTGATCGTTGCGATCGGAGTGCTTTTCGATGCGATCGGTGTGACCGATCACCTCTCATACGCGCGACCTGGTGGGACCTTGGGAAACCGGAACTGGGCCGCGCATCTGCTCGCCCTGGGGATGCCCCTGCTCGCGTTTGGAGCGGTATCGCGATGGAAGCGGAGATTTGCATTGAGTCTGATACCGCTTTTGCTGACAACGGCGGCGATGGTTGTGGCTCGCTCGCGCGCGGGGTGGATCGCGATGGCCTTCGGCACCATCGGCCCGCTGATTTTTCTTGCGATTAGCGCGCGCCGATCTTCGCAATCGTCTAGCGCCGCGTTACGAACACTCGCCGTCATCGCGGTCGGTATCGTTGCGGGTGCCATCTTGCCGACGGAACTACAATGGCATGCTCGTCATCCCTACACCGAGACGCTACGCACTATAGTCAAATTCGATTCCGGCAGCGGGCACGGCCGTATCGAGCAATATCGTAAGTCACTCACGATAGTTTCGAATCACAAGTTGCTCGGCGTCGGACCCGCGAATTGGAAAATCGTCTATCCAGCTTACGCGCCCGATGCTGCCGCGCCGGGAGATCCGGCCTGGAACGTGCCGACGCGGTCGAACAGTGACCTCTTCGGTATCGCAGCGGAGCGCGGCGTTCCGGCGATCCTGTTGCTCCTCGCGGCTTTGATTATTCTGGCGATTCGAAGCTTGAGATCGATTTTCGACGATGCGCGCTCGACCACACCCGACGCGTGCGTCGAGTCTATGACAATGCTCGGTATCTTGATCGCGCTTGCGATCGTTGGCGCACTTGACGCCGTGCTTCAGCTTCCCGCGCCGGCCTTCGTCTTCTTTCTGAGCATCGGAGCGCTCACCCCCAGATGCGAAGCGCTGTGGTCAATCCAGCCTGGGTCGCGCGCGCGCCTTGCGAGCGCGATTGCCACGGCGAGCTTCGGGGCGCTCGTGTCCGTCTATCTAGTGAATGGAATGTATGTCTCTGAACTGTTGTCGCGCGGCACGCCTGCGAGCCTCCGTCACGCATCGCGACTCGCGCTCGACGAGCAGTGGCTGCACGCGCAAGCGCTATGGGACGAGCGGGCACGTCAGCTGGCGCCTGGCGTCTACCCCGGGTGTGATTGA